The following proteins come from a genomic window of Indicator indicator isolate 239-I01 unplaced genomic scaffold, UM_Iind_1.1 iindUn_scaffold_38, whole genome shotgun sequence:
- the LOC128979986 gene encoding CARD- and ANK-domain containing inflammasome adapter protein-like: MHSTSLFTNPYAIEVLRTKKEELVEGINDPDHLLNWLIEHGIFTPEKKVVMSFYRTRTEKNSRVLDILISQGERACRLFFYPCLKQVEPKLYSKMRKYISEVNESIRDARRQLVGYLLEKDKVWFEISGKGHQEKKGSPRRKKQEWAIKRKGKQTQLSRVAKPSKDHADAGIFDTVAKGHLSELLKTLEDVDINKLNSSGETLLHVAAASGHLKILEYLISKGAKTDMKDKKGRTALHRAAEKGHADALKALLQCGAYMYSLDTKGKTPLHLAAQNDHSHILKMLLKEEARSYRNQCNFLHLAARKDESRLAKMLLRSGACIDGRDERGQTALDYAVSQGSENTAKVLLEAGASVDYSMAERAFNSNHLSTFKILLEYSKDLSSDIMESALFRAVQKNLHGIVAALIDRGTNINAYNEVQYTPLLLACETGQAESAEVLIEKGADFGITTLASDTALHLAVQAGAASTASLLLRKGMEINLVNQAEETPLHVAALHNKGALVGLLINAGAKINAVTKEFVTPLHIASQRGNTDVAQQLLHHKANVNAKDKQSKSPLHLAAERGDITMVEMFLNANADPNAQDREKKTPLHTAAARGHLSVVKVLLAKKGRCGAKDMDGCTPMHCAATRGNTAIIQTLLTSGKHTNINDRNIWRKTALHIAAEHGHSDLINLLLSQGAAINALDNSKDTPLHCACKAGHFNAVYSLINWSQGEKANLLAANSLKKTPLQVAELNKTESQAQIVALLRKKMLLTK, translated from the coding sequence ATGCACTCAACCAGCCTGTTCACAAACCCCTATGCAATTGAAGTCCTAAGGACTAAAAAAGAAGAGCTAGTAGAAGGCATAAATGACCCAGACCATCTCCTGAACTGGCTGATAGAACATGGTATTTTTACCCCAGAAAAAAAGGTGGTCATGAGTTTCTACAGGACACGAACAGAAAAGAACTCCCGAGTTTTAGACATACTGATTTCTCAAGGTGAACGAGCATGCAGGCTCTTCTTTTATCCATGCTTGAAGCAAGTGGAGCCAAAACTTTATAGCAAGATGCGAAAATACATCAGTGAAGTAAATGAAAGCATTCGAGATGCTAGAAGACAGCTAGTAGGATATTTACTTGAAAAAGACAAGGTTTGGTTTGAAATTAGCGGTAAAGggcaccaggaaaaaaaaggcagtcctagaagaaaaaaacaagaatgGGCTAttaagaggaaaggaaaacaaactcaaCTTTCAAGGGTAGCAAAGCCTAGCAAAGATCATGCTGATGCTGGAATCTTTGACACAGTTGCTAAAGGCCATCTTTCTGAGTTATTGAAAACATTGGAAGACGTTGATATCAACAAACTAAACTCTTCAGGAGAAACACTTCTGCATGTTGCAGCTGCTAGTGGACATCTAAAGATACTGGAATATCTGATCAGCAAAGGTGCAAAGACAGACATGAaggacaagaaaggaagaactgctctgcacagggctgctgagaAAGGACATGCAGATGCACTGAAAGCGCTTCTCCAATGTGGTGCTTACATGTACAGTTTGGATACGAAAGGCAAGACACCACTTCATTTGGCTGCACAGAATGACCACAGTCACATCCTGAAGATGCTGCTGAAAGAAGAGGCAAGAAGCTACAGGAACCAGTGCAACTTTTTGCACCTGGCAGCTCGTAAAGATGAAAGCAGACTGGCAAAAATGCTTTTAAGGTCTGGTGCCTGCATTGACGGAAGAGATGAAAGAGGACAGACTGCTCTCGATTATGCTGTTTCTCAGGGGTCTGAAAATACTGCAAAAGTCCTGCTAGAAGCTGGAGCCAGTGTTGATTACAGCATGGCCGAAAGAGCCTTCAACAGCAACCACTTGTCCACCTTCAAAATACTGCTAGAATATTCTAAAGATTTGTCTTCTGACATAATGGAGTCAGCTCTTTTTAGAGCTGTACAGAAAAATCTGCATGGCATTGTGGCAGCTTTAATTGACAGAGGTACAAACATAAATGCCTACAATGAAGTGCAGTATACTCCTTTACTGCTGGCATGTGAAACAGGCCAAGCTGAATCAGCAGAAGTCCTCATTGAAAAGGGAGCAGACTTTGGAATAACCACTCTTGCTTCAGACACAGCTTTGCACCTTGCAGTTCAAGCTGGCGCTGCTTCCACTGCCAGTCTGCTTCTGCGCAAAGGGATGGAAATTAATCTTGTGAACCAAGCTGAGGAAACTCCACTCCATGTTGCTGCTCTTCATAACAAAGGAGCTTTAGTCGGCCTCCTAATTAATGCTGGGGCCAAAATTAATGCTGTCACTAAAGAGTTTGTTACTCCCCTGCATATTGCAAGTCAAAGAGGTAACACTGATGTTGCCCAGCAGCTGTTGCACCACAAAGCCAACGTTAATGCTAAGGACAAACAGTCAAAATCACCTTTACATCTTGCTGCTGAAAGAGGAGACATAACAATGGTGGAGATGTTTCTGAATGCTAATGCTGATCCCAATGCACaagacagggagaaaaaaactcCCCTAcacactgcagctgcaaggGGACATCTCAGTGTCGTGAAAGTTCTGTTAGCTAAAAAAGGAAGATGTGGAGCAAAGGACATGGATGGATGCACTCCAATGCACTGTGCAGCAACCAGAGGAAACACAGCAATCATCCAAACTCTTCTGACATCAGGGAAACATACAAATATTAACGACAGAAATATCTGGAGAAAGACTGCACTGCATATTGCAGCAGAACATGGACACAGTGACTTGATAAATCTGTTACTGAGCCAGGGGGCAGCCATTAATGCCTTGGACAACAGCAAGGACACTCCACTGCACTGTGCGTGCAAGGCTGGCCACTTCAACGCGGTGTATTCCCTCATAAACTGGTcacaaggagaaaaagcaaatttACTAGCTGCTAATAGTCTCAAAAAGACCCCGTTACAAGTAGCAGAACTtaataaaacagaaagccaGGCTCAAATTGTAGCacttctgagaaagaaaatgttactAACAAAATGA
- the MYSM1 gene encoding deubiquitinase MYSM1, producing MAAAEELDLEVDIEGDPVAEPGEAASGDHENTASSLLQDHYLDSSWRTDNSLPWTLDSSISEENRAVIEKMLLEEEYYLSNKSLSEKIWLNQKEAEKRSLKSPHKKAGKVMMRSPTKPASYSLKWTSEEKELFEQGLVKFGRRWTKIAKLIGSRTVLQVKSYARQYFKNKAKNGASEKEEQSQCGSTLPVEDGIKVEEWSSGNLRGRADPNLNAVKIEKLSDDEEVDITDDMDELLSPASHQETGKSELSVPSERPVEESRGTEHSLSSAGHSSAVSLPKEDRTHTKQDPVDALVFPAVAATCAQHLNGDKSVNLDYQQYNNCTEKAEQGRLVTSPGTAQVTDQEHNVEQRDPADNGLFFLSACQADEDHQEEADELKPPDQEVEVDRNVILEEEKQAIPEFFEGRQAKTPERYLKIRNYILDQWERCKPKYLNKTSVRPGLKNCGDVNCIGRIHTYLELIGAINFGCEQAVYNRPQPADKARSKEGRDTVEAYQLAQRLQSMRTRRRRVRDPWGNWCDAKDLEGQTFEHLSAEELARRREEEKLKPAKSSKGSRQIKSSFDPFQLIPCSVFTEEKQEPFQVKVSSEALLIMDLHSHVSMAEVIGLLGGRYSEADKIVEVCAAEPCNSLSTGLQCEMDPVSQTQASEALAARGFSVIGWYHSHPAFDPNPSIRDIDTQAKYQSYFSRGGAMFIGMIISPYNRNNPLPYSEMTCLVISDEISSDGSYRLPYKFEVQQMLEEPQWELIFEKTRWIIEKYRFCHSSVPMDKIFHRDSDLTCLQKLLECMRKTLGKVTNCFIAEEFLTQIENLFLSTYKSEKKNDVGENENDCSKELPM from the exons ATGGCGGCGGCGGAGGAGCTGGACCTAGAGGTGGATATCGAAGGGGACCCGgtggctgagcctggagaggcaGCGTCAGG AGATCATGAAAACACAGCTTCAAGCTTGCTTCAGGATCACTATCTTGATTCTTCTTGGAGAACTGATAATAGTCTC CCATGGACACTGGACAGCAGCATTAGTGAAGAAAACAGGGCTGTGATTGAGAAAATGTTGCTGGAAGAAGA ATATTATTTATCTAATAAATCACTCTCTGAAAAAATATGGCTCaatcagaaggaagcagagaaaagatCTCTGAAAAG CCCGcataagaaagctgggaaagtcAT gATGCGATCACCTACAAAGCCAGCTAGCTACTCATTGAAGTGGacttcagaagaaaaggaaCTGTTTGAACAGGGACTT GTGAAGTTTGGCCGCCGGTGGACAAAAATTGCCAAGCTGATTGGAAGCCGTACAGTTCTACAAGTCAAGAGCTACGCTCGGCAGTATTTTAAGAACAAG GCAAAAAATGGTGCTTCtgagaaagaagagcaaagtCAGTGTGGGAGCACTCTTCCTGTTGAAGATGGAATTAAGGTAGAAGAGTGGTCGTCTGGGAACTTGAGAGGCCGTGCAGACCCCAATCTGAATGCAGTGAAAATAGAAAAGCTGTCAGATGATGAAGAAGTAGACATAACTGATGACATGGATGAACTACTTTCTCCTGCCTCCCACCAGGAAACTGGGAAATCTGAATTATCTGTTCCCTCAGAAAGGCCAGTTGAAGAATCGAGAGGAACGGAACACAGTTTGtcatctgctggacacagttctgCAGTTTCGTTGCCTAAAGAAGATCGTACACACACCAAGCAAGATCCAGTGGATGCGTTAGTATTTCCAGCAGTTGCAGCAACATGTGCTCAGCACCTGAATGGTGATAAATCTGTGAACTTAGATTACCAACAATACAATAATTGTACTGAGAAGGCTGAACAAGGCAGACTGGTAACATCTCCTGGTACTGCACAAGTAACTGATCAGGAGCATAATGTCGAACAGAGAGATCCAGCTGATAAtggattgttttttctttctgcctgccAAGCAGACGAAGATCATCAAGAAGAAGCAGATGAGCTTAAGCCTCCTGATCAAGAAGTGGAGGTTGACAGAAATGTCAttctagaagaagaaaaacaagctATTCCTGAATTTTTTGAAGGGCGTCAGGCCAAAACTCCAGAGCGCTATCTGAAAATCAGGAACTATATTTTGGATCAGTG GGAGAGATGTAAACCCAAGTACCTGAATAAGACTTCAGTACGTCCAGGCCTTAAGAATTGTGGTGACGTTAACTGCATCGGGCGCATCCACACGTACTTGGAATTGATAGGAGCAATTAACTTTGGCTGTg AACAGGCTGTCTATAACCGCCCCCAGCCAGCTGACAAGGCACGGTCCAAGGAAGGCAGAGACACAGTGGAAGCTTACCAGCTTGCTCAGCGCCTGCAGTCCATG CGTACAAGACGACGGCGAGTGCGAGACCCTTGGGGAAACTGGTGTGATGCAAAGGATTTGGAAGGACAGACTTTTGAG caCCTATCTGCTGAAGAATTGgcaagaagaagagaggaagaaaaactgaaacCTGCAAAATCTTCTAAAGGTTCAAGACAGATTAAAAG TTCCTTTGATCCCTTTCAGCTGATACCCTGCTCTGTGTTCACTGAAGAGAAGCAG GAACCTTTCCAGGTGAAAGTGTCTTCTGAAGCACTTTTAATAATGGATTTG CACTCTCATGTGTCTATGGCAGAAGTAATAGGGCTGCTAGGTGGAAGATATTCTGAAGCTGATAAAATTGTAGAA gtgtgtgcagcagagccatGCAACAGCCTCAGTACAGGACTGCAGTGTGAGATGGACCCGGTGTCCCAGACGCAGGCCTCGGAAGCGCTGGCTGCCAGAGGCTTCAGTGTTATTGGCTGGTACCACTCCCACCCAGCCTTTGACCCTAACCCCTCCATACGAGATATTGACACCCAGGCTAAATACCAG AGTTATTTCTCCAGAGGTGGTGCCATGTTCATTGGAATGATTATAAGTCCTTACAACCGTAACAATCCCCTTCCATATTCGGAGATGACGTGTCTTGTAATTAGTGATGAGATCAGCTCGGATGGCTCCTACC GCCTGCCCTACAAATTTGAAGTGCAGCAGATGTTGGAGGAACCCCAGTGGGAACTAATATTTGAAAAAACGCGGTGGATCATTGAAAAATACAGATTCTGCCACAG CAGTGTCCCCATGGATAAAATTTTTCATAGAGATTCTGACCTGACTTGTTTGCAGAAA CTTTTGGAGTGCATGAGGAAGACCTTGGGCAAAGTAACAAACTGCTTCATTGCTGAAGAGTTCTTGACTCAGATAGAAAACTTATTCCTGTCCACATACAAGAGTGAGAAAAAGAATGATGTGGGAGAAAATGAGAATGACTGTTCAAAGGAACTGCCAATGTGA